The following are encoded in a window of Candidatus Fluviicola riflensis genomic DNA:
- a CDS encoding ribonuclease HI has translation MATKYIEIFTDGSARGNPGPGGYGALLRFNDKIKELSGGFRRTTNNRMELLAIIVALEALKTNELPVRIYSDSKYVIDSITKKWVHGWVKTGFKGKKNRDLWMRYLPLEKQFNIEFIWVKGHNGHPENERCDVLAVTAALGSNLQVDNVFEQEEKTNKLL, from the coding sequence ATGGCAACAAAATATATCGAGATATTTACAGATGGCAGCGCCAGGGGAAACCCAGGCCCCGGTGGCTACGGAGCGTTGTTGCGTTTCAATGATAAGATCAAGGAACTTAGTGGCGGTTTCAGAAGAACCACCAACAACCGTATGGAATTGCTTGCTATTATTGTAGCACTTGAAGCTCTGAAAACCAATGAACTCCCGGTACGAATCTATTCCGACTCCAAATACGTGATCGATTCCATTACAAAAAAATGGGTTCATGGCTGGGTGAAAACCGGTTTTAAAGGAAAAAAGAACCGCGATTTATGGATGCGCTACCTTCCGTTGGAAAAACAATTCAACATCGAATTTATCTGGGTGAAAGGGCACAACGGCCATCCGGAAAACGAACGATGCGATGTGCTGGCAGTCACCGCTGCGCTGGGAAGCAACCTGCAGGTTGATAACGTGTTTGAACAGGAGGAGAAAACAAATAAATTGCTTTAA
- a CDS encoding X-Pro aminopeptidase yields the protein MKYHSIDSQLFIANRKKFVQHMLPNAVAVFNSNDIYPVSADATMPFQQHRDIFYLTGADQEESVLVLFPNASNPAHREILFLRETNDHIAVWEGAKLTKEQATTVSGIKTVMWIQQFPVTFKQLMAEATGIYLNTNEHLRADTTVQTREDRFIIDVKQNYPAHQVHKSAPIMHRIRSVKESIELELMQNACNITEKGFRRLLGFVKPGVWEYEIEAELSHEFLCNRSKGFAYTPIIASGKNACVLHYIENNQQCQNGDVILLDVAAEYANYSSDLTRCLPVNGRFTDRQRAVYDAVLRVKNGAQSMLVAGTIMAEYHKEVGKLMENELLGLKLIDNTDIKNQDPNWPAYKKYFMHGTSHFLGLDTHDVGLWHEPIKAGMVFTCEPGIYIPEEGLGIRLEDDVVVQESGAPFNLMGNIPIEADEIETLMNA from the coding sequence ATGAAATACCATTCTATTGACTCCCAACTCTTTATTGCCAACCGCAAAAAGTTTGTGCAGCATATGCTTCCGAATGCAGTGGCAGTGTTCAATTCCAACGATATTTACCCTGTAAGTGCCGACGCGACCATGCCTTTTCAGCAGCATCGCGATATTTTTTACCTTACGGGTGCCGACCAGGAAGAAAGTGTATTGGTGTTGTTTCCGAATGCCTCCAATCCTGCGCACCGGGAAATTCTTTTCCTGCGTGAAACAAACGATCACATTGCCGTTTGGGAAGGCGCCAAACTCACCAAAGAGCAGGCAACGACCGTTTCGGGAATAAAAACCGTGATGTGGATCCAACAATTCCCGGTTACTTTCAAACAATTAATGGCCGAAGCAACAGGAATTTACCTCAATACGAATGAACATTTGCGTGCCGATACAACCGTTCAGACACGCGAAGACCGCTTCATTATCGATGTCAAACAAAATTATCCGGCACACCAGGTACACAAAAGTGCGCCGATTATGCACCGCATCCGTTCGGTAAAAGAATCTATCGAACTGGAATTGATGCAAAACGCCTGTAACATTACCGAAAAAGGCTTCAGACGGTTGCTTGGCTTTGTGAAACCGGGTGTTTGGGAATACGAAATTGAAGCGGAATTGTCGCATGAATTTCTCTGCAACCGCTCAAAAGGATTTGCTTACACACCGATCATCGCTTCGGGTAAAAATGCCTGTGTACTGCATTACATCGAAAACAATCAGCAATGCCAAAACGGTGACGTGATCTTGCTGGATGTTGCGGCCGAATACGCCAATTATTCCTCCGATCTTACGCGTTGCCTGCCGGTAAATGGTCGTTTTACTGATCGCCAAAGAGCTGTCTACGATGCGGTTTTACGTGTAAAAAACGGCGCACAGTCAATGTTGGTGGCAGGAACCATTATGGCCGAATACCACAAGGAAGTCGGCAAACTGATGGAAAACGAATTGCTTGGATTAAAACTGATTGACAACACCGACATTAAAAACCAGGACCCGAACTGGCCGGCGTATAAAAAATACTTCATGCACGGAACTTCGCATTTCCTGGGACTCGACACACACGATGTAGGACTTTGGCACGAACCAATCAAAGCTGGAATGGTTTTTACCTGTGAACCAGGAATTTACATTCCGGAAGAAGGTTTGGGAATTCGGTTGGAAGACGACGTGGTGGTACAGGAATCGGGAGCACCATTTAACCTGATGGGCAACATTCCAATCGAAGCCGACGAAATAGAAACACTGATGAATGCTTAA
- a CDS encoding transcriptional regulator produces MELRRDVFQAIADPTRRGIIDLLGNQAMNLNAISGHFDISRPAISKHIKILTECGLITIKQTGRERYCSTDFQKLKEIDDWLNHHRKFWNRKLDALGDFLERPDETDPSQQAKSKND; encoded by the coding sequence ATGGAGTTAAGAAGAGATGTATTTCAGGCAATTGCTGATCCGACCAGGCGGGGAATTATTGATTTGCTCGGCAATCAAGCCATGAATCTCAATGCAATAAGCGGACATTTTGATATTAGTCGGCCGGCTATCTCAAAACACATCAAAATTCTTACTGAATGTGGATTGATTACCATAAAACAGACGGGCAGAGAACGTTATTGCAGTACAGACTTCCAAAAACTAAAGGAAATAGACGATTGGCTGAATCATCACCGGAAATTCTGGAACCGTAAACTGGACGCGCTTGGTGATTTCCTGGAACGTCCCGATGAAACTGATCCGTCACAACAAGCGAAATCTAAAAACGATTAA
- a CDS encoding short-chain dehydrogenase/reductase, translated as MMKKVILITGASSGMGKVFARELAKEGHIIYGAARRVEMLADLHQYNVKTLPLDVTDDTSMQTCVSKILQKEGRIDVLVNNAGYGSYGTIEDVSMEEAKRQMEVNVFGLARMTQLVLPGMRKQKSGRIINISSIGGKIATPFGAWYHASKFAVEGMSDSLRTELAPFGIDVVVIEPGGVKSEWADIAYQNLQKTTANTAYSEMAGKFKAAFEKTITKNAEPEVIAKLVSNAVNAKHPKTRYSGGYMAKTALFFRKWSSDRMMDRILLSQLPK; from the coding sequence ATTATGAAAAAAGTGATTTTGATTACAGGAGCTTCATCGGGAATGGGAAAAGTATTCGCCCGTGAACTTGCCAAAGAAGGACATATTATCTACGGTGCAGCGCGCAGAGTTGAAATGTTGGCAGATCTTCACCAGTATAATGTGAAGACACTTCCGTTGGATGTGACAGACGATACTTCGATGCAAACCTGCGTCAGCAAAATCCTGCAAAAGGAAGGCCGGATTGATGTACTCGTCAACAATGCCGGCTATGGATCTTATGGAACTATTGAAGACGTTTCAATGGAAGAGGCGAAACGACAGATGGAAGTAAACGTGTTTGGGCTGGCCCGCATGACACAACTGGTACTTCCGGGTATGCGAAAACAAAAAAGCGGCCGTATTATCAATATTTCTTCGATTGGTGGAAAAATCGCGACTCCTTTCGGGGCGTGGTATCATGCAAGTAAATTTGCGGTTGAAGGAATGAGTGACAGCCTCCGAACCGAACTGGCACCGTTTGGAATCGATGTCGTGGTCATTGAGCCGGGAGGCGTAAAATCAGAGTGGGCAGACATCGCCTATCAAAATTTGCAGAAAACAACAGCGAATACTGCTTACAGTGAAATGGCGGGTAAGTTTAAAGCTGCCTTTGAAAAGACCATTACAAAAAATGCCGAGCCGGAAGTCATCGCAAAACTGGTTTCCAATGCAGTGAATGCGAAACATCCGAAGACACGCTATTCCGGAGGTTATATGGCTAAAACTGCATTGTTTTTCAGAAAATGGTCTTCTGACCGGATGATGGACCGGATCCTTCTCAGTCAATTACCGAAATAA
- a CDS encoding phenylacetic acid degradation bifunctional protein PaaZ yields MIEVKNYVCGQWVAGEGTETTIYNAITGDQIGSVSSAGIDFEAVLNYGRKIGGSTLRKMTFQERGRMLKALALFLMEQKNKYYEVSAWTGATKVDSWIDIEGGIGNLFANASLRRQFPDLPYYVDGTAAPLSKSGSFIGHHIMVPKQGVAVHINAFNFPIWGMLEKIAVNLMAGVPAVVKPSEATSFLTEVMVKDIIDSKILPEGALQLVSGFGRGIIDHVTSQDVVTFTGSAHTGKKLKAHPRLIEESVPFNLEADSLNAMVLGMKAAPGTEEFDLFVKEVTKEITVKAGQKCTAVRRIMVPENYLEEVQQAVAARLSSTKIGDPSVEGVRMGSLVSRLQVDRVRASVEQLSESQQMVFGSLDTFDVIGADKDKGAFFSPILFRNDEPFDKQDVHTIEAFGPVSTIMPYKTLDDAIELTKMGKGSLVTSIVTADDKEAREFVVEAACMNGRIMVLNKDCAKESTGHGSPMPLLTHGGPGRAGGGEEMGGKRGVMHYLQRTAIQGHPTTITEITQQYQQGAAGKIDSLHPFKKHFEELNVGDQLITESRLITAEDIDAFAALSGDNFYAHKRETNFAGTMFDEQVAHGYFIMSISAGLFVDSYVINPVLLNYGIDELRFTKPVYTGAKIHIRFTCKEKISSDVTPNEADPKTLIQRGVVKWLVEMLDDTDQPLVGIATILTMVKKLDQN; encoded by the coding sequence ATGATAGAAGTGAAAAATTACGTCTGCGGACAATGGGTTGCAGGCGAAGGAACGGAAACAACTATTTACAATGCCATTACGGGCGACCAGATTGGTTCGGTGTCAAGTGCCGGAATCGATTTTGAAGCGGTGCTGAATTATGGACGCAAGATCGGCGGGTCGACACTACGGAAGATGACGTTCCAGGAAAGAGGCCGGATGTTGAAAGCACTGGCGCTTTTCCTCATGGAACAAAAAAACAAGTATTACGAAGTAAGTGCCTGGACCGGCGCCACGAAAGTCGATTCATGGATCGATATCGAAGGCGGAATTGGGAATTTGTTTGCCAATGCTTCGCTCCGACGTCAATTTCCTGATTTACCTTATTATGTTGATGGAACAGCGGCTCCGTTGTCGAAAAGTGGTTCGTTTATCGGACATCACATCATGGTGCCAAAACAGGGTGTTGCAGTACATATCAATGCGTTTAATTTCCCGATTTGGGGAATGCTGGAGAAAATTGCGGTGAACCTGATGGCGGGCGTTCCCGCAGTCGTGAAACCATCCGAAGCAACGAGTTTTTTGACGGAAGTGATGGTGAAAGATATCATCGATTCAAAGATTTTGCCGGAAGGTGCTTTGCAATTGGTCAGCGGTTTTGGCCGTGGGATCATCGATCACGTAACTTCGCAGGATGTGGTGACGTTTACCGGAAGCGCTCATACCGGAAAAAAACTGAAAGCGCATCCGCGGTTGATTGAAGAATCGGTACCGTTTAATCTCGAGGCTGATTCCCTGAACGCAATGGTGCTCGGAATGAAAGCTGCTCCGGGAACGGAAGAGTTTGACTTGTTTGTAAAAGAAGTAACGAAAGAAATTACGGTGAAAGCGGGGCAGAAGTGTACGGCCGTTCGCCGGATCATGGTGCCCGAAAATTACCTGGAAGAAGTACAGCAGGCTGTCGCAGCTAGATTGTCTTCTACGAAAATCGGTGATCCGTCGGTAGAAGGTGTGCGTATGGGCTCGCTGGTATCTCGTTTGCAGGTTGATCGCGTGCGTGCGTCGGTGGAGCAATTATCGGAATCGCAGCAAATGGTGTTCGGAAGTCTGGATACGTTTGATGTGATCGGTGCCGATAAGGACAAAGGTGCTTTTTTCTCGCCGATCTTATTCCGCAATGACGAACCGTTTGACAAGCAAGATGTTCACACCATCGAAGCATTCGGGCCGGTTTCAACCATTATGCCTTATAAAACCTTAGACGATGCCATCGAATTAACCAAAATGGGGAAAGGCTCGTTGGTGACTTCGATTGTAACGGCCGATGATAAAGAAGCGCGTGAGTTTGTGGTGGAGGCCGCTTGCATGAATGGTCGTATCATGGTGTTGAATAAGGATTGCGCCAAAGAAAGTACAGGACATGGTTCGCCAATGCCGTTGCTAACACATGGTGGTCCGGGAAGAGCCGGAGGCGGAGAAGAAATGGGTGGAAAACGCGGCGTGATGCATTATTTGCAGCGCACGGCGATTCAGGGACATCCGACTACGATTACCGAAATCACCCAACAATACCAACAAGGTGCCGCTGGAAAGATTGATTCTCTTCATCCGTTCAAGAAACATTTTGAAGAATTGAATGTGGGGGATCAGCTGATTACTGAAAGTCGATTGATCACAGCAGAAGATATAGATGCTTTTGCTGCGTTGAGTGGCGACAACTTCTATGCACACAAGCGTGAAACGAATTTTGCGGGTACTATGTTTGATGAGCAGGTAGCGCACGGGTACTTTATTATGAGCATTTCAGCAGGTTTGTTTGTGGATAGTTACGTTATTAATCCGGTATTGCTGAATTACGGCATCGATGAATTGCGTTTTACCAAACCTGTCTATACAGGTGCAAAAATCCATATTCGATTCACCTGCAAAGAGAAAATAAGTTCTGACGTTACACCAAACGAAGCCGATCCGAAAACATTGATCCAACGCGGAGTGGTGAAATGGTTGGTGGAAATGTTAGACGATACCGATCAGCCATTGGTGGGGATTGCTACGATCCTGACGATGGTGAAGAAATTGGATCAGAACTAA
- a CDS encoding flagellar motor protein MotA, whose protein sequence is MSNKKTSGGFSSLVASISIAISLVIGILVYLYIFGDSSNFVNGDNTLEPLENNYLGIIYKGGFIVPILLAINLIIIIFTVERFVTLAKGKGKGNVNNFVVKIKGYLEAKDIKSAIAECDRQRGSLANVVRAGLEKYEHVQNDPSMDKEQKLELLKKELEEATALELPMLSKNLVVLSTCASIATLIGLIGTVMGMIKSFAAMAGGTPDTAQLATGISEALINTALGITGSTIAIIMFNLFSTKIDQMTYSMDEAAFTIVQNFSATEK, encoded by the coding sequence ATGAGTAATAAAAAGACATCCGGAGGTTTTTCTTCATTAGTTGCCTCAATTTCGATTGCTATCTCTTTGGTAATTGGTATCCTGGTTTATTTATACATTTTCGGTGATTCGAGTAACTTCGTGAATGGCGACAATACATTAGAGCCACTTGAAAACAATTATTTAGGGATTATCTACAAAGGTGGATTTATCGTACCGATATTGCTTGCTATCAACTTAATCATCATCATTTTCACTGTTGAGCGTTTCGTAACACTTGCAAAAGGAAAAGGAAAAGGCAATGTCAACAACTTTGTGGTGAAAATTAAAGGTTACTTAGAGGCTAAAGACATCAAGTCTGCTATCGCTGAGTGCGACAGACAGCGTGGTTCTTTGGCAAACGTTGTTCGTGCAGGTTTGGAAAAATACGAGCATGTTCAAAATGATCCTTCCATGGATAAAGAACAAAAACTGGAGTTATTGAAAAAAGAACTGGAAGAAGCTACTGCATTGGAATTGCCGATGTTGTCTAAAAACTTAGTGGTTCTTTCTACATGTGCATCTATCGCTACCTTGATCGGTTTGATCGGAACGGTAATGGGGATGATCAAATCATTTGCTGCGATGGCGGGTGGTACACCGGATACAGCTCAATTGGCAACTGGTATCTCTGAGGCCTTGATCAACACGGCTTTGGGTATTACAGGTTCTACAATTGCGATCATCATGTTCAACTTGTTCTCTACAAAAATTGACCAGATGACTTACAGCATGGACGAAGCGGCTTTCACGATCGTTCAGAATTTCTCTGCTACCGAGAAGTAA
- a CDS encoding F0F1 ATP synthase subunit beta, giving the protein MSQIQGKISQVIGPVVDVNFDKGMALPNIYDALEVRKADGTRVVLEVQSHVGENAIRAISMDSTDGFRRGMEVTSTGSAIKMPIGEKIKGRLFNVVGEAIDGINVVDNSDGMPIHREAPKFDQLSTATEVLFTGIKVIDLIEPYAKGGKIGLFGGAGVGKTVLIQELINNIAKGHGGLSVFAGVGERTREGNDLLREMLESGIIKYGDAFMHSMEEGGWDLSKVDLNEMKESKATFVFGQMNEPPGARARVALSGLTMAEYYRDGEGDGQGKDILFFVDNIFRFTQAGSEVSALLGRMPSAVGYQPTLATEMGQMQERITSTKNGSITSVQAVYVPADDLTDPAPANTFAHLDATTVLSRKISELGIYPAVDPLDSTSRILTPTILGEAHYNTASRVKIILQRYKELQDIIAILGMDELSEDDKLAVHRARRVQRFLSQPFHVAEQFTGIPGVLVDIQETIKGFNMILDGEMDKYPEAAFNLKGSIEDVVIAGEKMLAEA; this is encoded by the coding sequence ATGTCCCAAATTCAAGGTAAAATTTCACAGGTTATCGGACCGGTTGTCGATGTTAACTTCGACAAAGGAATGGCACTTCCAAACATCTACGATGCATTAGAGGTGCGCAAAGCAGACGGAACAAGAGTTGTTCTGGAGGTACAATCTCACGTAGGCGAGAATGCAATTCGTGCGATTTCGATGGATTCTACAGACGGTTTCCGTCGTGGAATGGAGGTCACTTCAACAGGTAGTGCAATCAAAATGCCTATCGGGGAGAAAATCAAGGGACGTTTGTTCAATGTGGTCGGTGAAGCGATCGACGGTATCAATGTGGTTGACAATTCAGACGGAATGCCAATTCACCGTGAAGCACCGAAATTCGATCAGTTATCCACTGCAACAGAAGTACTTTTCACAGGTATCAAAGTAATTGACCTGATCGAGCCTTACGCAAAAGGAGGTAAAATCGGTTTGTTCGGTGGTGCCGGTGTAGGTAAAACAGTATTGATCCAGGAATTGATTAACAACATCGCCAAAGGCCACGGTGGACTTTCTGTGTTTGCAGGAGTTGGTGAGCGTACACGTGAAGGGAATGACCTTCTTCGTGAGATGTTGGAATCAGGAATTATTAAATACGGAGATGCATTTATGCACTCTATGGAAGAAGGCGGATGGGATCTTTCAAAAGTTGATTTGAACGAAATGAAAGAGTCAAAAGCAACGTTCGTTTTCGGTCAGATGAATGAGCCTCCAGGCGCCCGTGCTCGTGTAGCTTTGTCAGGATTGACAATGGCTGAGTATTACCGTGACGGTGAAGGCGACGGACAAGGAAAAGACATCCTGTTCTTCGTTGACAATATCTTCCGCTTTACGCAAGCAGGTTCTGAGGTATCAGCCCTTTTGGGACGTATGCCATCGGCCGTAGGTTACCAACCAACATTGGCAACAGAAATGGGCCAGATGCAGGAACGTATCACTTCTACGAAAAACGGTTCCATTACTTCTGTACAAGCGGTATACGTACCTGCAGATGACTTAACAGATCCGGCTCCGGCAAATACGTTTGCCCACTTGGATGCAACGACAGTATTGTCACGTAAAATTTCCGAGTTGGGTATTTACCCGGCTGTAGATCCATTGGATTCTACTTCACGAATCCTTACGCCGACCATTTTGGGTGAAGCACATTACAACACTGCTTCCCGCGTTAAAATCATTTTGCAACGCTACAAAGAACTACAGGATATCATCGCTATTCTTGGTATGGACGAATTGTCTGAGGATGATAAACTGGCAGTTCACCGCGCTCGTCGTGTACAACGTTTCTTGTCTCAGCCGTTCCACGTAGCAGAGCAATTTACAGGTATCCCGGGTGTATTGGTAGATATCCAGGAAACAATCAAAGGATTCAACATGATTCTCGATGGTGAAATGGATAAATACCCTGAAGCGGCTTTCAACCTGAAAGGAAGCATCGAGGATGTGGTTATTGCAGGTGAAAAAATGTTGGCTGAAGCTTAA
- a CDS encoding isoprenyl transferase yields MNLLTQIDKENTPNHIAIIMDGNGRWAKKQGQMRLYGHSIGVESVRETLTAAKNIGVKHLTLYAFSTENWNRPKEEIDGLMNLLVHTIANEVDELNRSGVRLLTIGDRAGLPIECQEELASAIEQTGKNTEIDLILALNYSARWEITNAMKQIGQEIQAGKLQPDAITDEIIAQHLTTAGIPDPELLIRTSGECRVSNFLLWQIAYTEFHFTEVLWPDFKEADLYKAVIDYQSRERRFGMVSEQL; encoded by the coding sequence ATGAACCTATTAACACAGATCGATAAGGAGAACACTCCCAACCATATAGCAATCATTATGGATGGAAACGGACGATGGGCCAAAAAACAGGGCCAAATGCGTCTGTATGGCCATTCTATTGGTGTGGAATCTGTTCGTGAAACATTGACAGCCGCCAAGAACATTGGTGTGAAACATCTTACGTTATATGCTTTCTCTACCGAAAACTGGAACCGTCCGAAAGAAGAAATTGATGGATTGATGAATCTTTTGGTACATACCATTGCCAACGAAGTAGATGAATTGAATCGGAGTGGCGTGCGCTTACTCACCATTGGCGACCGGGCCGGATTGCCAATTGAATGTCAGGAAGAATTGGCTTCAGCCATTGAGCAAACCGGTAAAAACACCGAAATTGACCTGATTCTGGCATTGAATTACAGTGCAAGATGGGAAATCACCAACGCAATGAAACAAATCGGGCAGGAAATCCAGGCAGGAAAACTACAGCCGGACGCCATCACCGATGAAATCATTGCCCAACATTTGACTACAGCCGGAATTCCGGACCCGGAATTATTAATACGTACCAGCGGAGAATGTCGCGTAAGCAACTTCTTACTCTGGCAAATCGCCTATACCGAATTTCATTTTACGGAAGTATTGTGGCCCGACTTCAAAGAAGCCGATCTCTACAAAGCCGTAATCGATTATCAATCACGTGAACGCCGTTTTGGAATGGTTTCCGAACAACTTTAA